One Ornithodoros turicata isolate Travis unplaced genomic scaffold, ASM3712646v1 ctg00000746.1, whole genome shotgun sequence DNA window includes the following coding sequences:
- the LOC135374759 gene encoding biogenesis of lysosome-related organelles complex 1 subunit 6-like — MSAALVIEGDQIIQDQSAELKKDALADEADATQTFPTRDNRDAHSETETSRAEEKFHADPRVIQNLAGGVLKEYEDDLKKFQSILTDLTKNQRLLIDTVQQENGRFAEMQELYNLEDMFQTAKLYHSKLVKIKKEMTELYQRSRKLKKRALRLQQLKQKEALQLEQQKEREEERERHLMAKVAVKPRS; from the exons ATGTCTGCAGCTTTAGTAATTGAAGGCGATCAGATTATTCAGGATCAAAGTGCAGAGTTGAAAAAGGACGCACTGGCAGATGAGGCAGATGCAACGCAAACCTTTCCAACAAGGGACAATCGGGACGCTCACAGCGAAACGGAAACAAGTCGAGCGG AAGAGAAGTTCCATGCTGATCCTAGAGTCATTCAGAATCTTGCTGGTGGTGTATTAAAGGAGTACGAAGATGACTTGAAGAAGTTTCAATCCATATTGACAGACCTAAC TAAGAACCAACGCCTACTCATTGACACAGTACAACAGGAAAATGGTCGTTTTGCAGAAATGCAGGAGTTATACAACCTTGAAGATATG TTCCAGACTGCTAAACTCTATCATTCCAAGCTCGTcaagataaaaaaagaaatgacagAGCTATATCAGAGGTCCAGGAAACTTAAG AAACGAGCCTTGAGGCTTCAGCAGCTGAAACAGAAAGAAGCGCTGCAACTAGAACAACAGAAAGAACGTGAGGAAGAACGAGAGAGACATCTGATGGCCAAAGTTGCTGTCAAACCAAGATCGTAA
- the LOC135374710 gene encoding beta-1,3-galactosyltransferase 1-like: MFWNMKVLLICQRCRILWKRLVKRKIAAVFIVFAIVSLAEVQQYIQRPKRTRHCCKGSSEAEDCNRCSPHSTFFLNTLPEAGSPRRLNERANNVFPYKYIFNVPGACKSTSLHYLVATNSEPQNLVDRQQLRSSVGNFLLPNATVRRLFFMGRPNHRYPMEELHEEQSYFQDIVLGDFSGTPENATLVSVMILKWVMTYCRNAKFVIKLSNDGRLSAESLRLSYGTFKKYSAHYQLLGNLVSLNGQTCTQPSEDSEAPTDCSGAGYLTGCVYLMTQEVVRPMFYAVAKNPIIPAEDLYMTYILAESVGARKADVTVFHGCSLKPRREPLGLLAVLVRKFGFEY, from the exons ATGTTTTGGAACATGAAGGTCCTCCTAATCTGCCAGCGTTGTAGAATCCTCTGGAAACGACTAGTTAAACGAAAG ATCGCGGCAGTCTTCATCGTCTTCGCAATCGTGTCCCTAGCGGAGGTTCAACAATACATCCAGCGACCCAAGAGAACACGCCATTGCTGTAAAGGCTCGTCAGAGGCAGAGGACTGTAACCGATGTTCCCCGCATTCCACATTCTTCCTCAACACCCTTCCGGAGGCCGGTTCACCGCGCCGCCTCAATGAGCGAGCAAACAACGTGTTCCCTTACAAATACATCTTCAACGTACCAGGCGCCTGCAAGTCCACCTCATTACATTACTTGGTTGCTACGAACTCTGAACCTCAAAACCTCGTGGACAGGCAGCAGCTACGGTCGTCGGTAGGAAACTTTCTTCTTCCAAACGCCACCGTCCGACGATTATTTTTTATGGGACGTCCGAATCACCGTTACCCCATGGAAGAGCTTCACGAAGAACAAAGCTACTTTCAAGATATTGTATTGGGAGACTTTTCTGGCACGCCCGAAAACGCCACCCTTGTTAGCGTCATGATCCTCAAGTGGGTAATGACGTACTGTAGGAATGCGAAGTTCGTAATCAAGCTTTCCAACGATGGACGACTCTCTGCGGAGTCTCTGCGCTTGTCCTACGGCACGTTTAAAAAATATTCCGCCCATTACCAACTACTCGGGAACCTGGTGAGCCTGAACGGCCAAACATGCACACAGCCCTCTGAAGACAGTGAAGCACCGACTGACTGCTCCGGTGCAGGGTACTTGACAGGATGCGTGTATCTGATGACGCAGGAAGTTGTACGGCCCATGTTTTACGCTGTGGCTAAGAACCCGATTATACCAGCGGAAGACCTCTATATGACTTACATTCTGGCGGAGAGTGTCGGGGCAAGAAAGGCAGACGTGACTGTCTTCCACGGGTGTTCCTTGAAACCTAGAAGAGAACCTCTCGGGCTCCTGGCGGTGTTGGTCCGTAAATTCGGATTTGAATATTAG
- the LOC135374714 gene encoding nuclear pore complex protein Nup205-like, with protein sequence MAGKSVALNFGGSSVWTPYKELNYAVEAVLINKDVEAVPDFVAALRRHKPDFSSLLENPSKSALHREVVSKASKDGIAVAGRTAPHVLPQAVVDEALIISDMFDLNELVSLELLLAGEQQQPLFPDLTRGLVAVLLYYDGRRALVNALRTLVQVTEGRTWTLGLNTDIVATVTKYTDGLKEEDGVFMKVLDALGRLDIAKELDVLQKNRALGALRYRKQVVDMIQETHQSLAEIIFCWACQRPLSKEEALRIFKHLASSGNTEGSGTLDSVTLTLLMASLYVMDVSILQSCEDTSPEIAKLPLVCSPDLLVALHKQLSSETVAWRLDGMKSVLMFAWALVLRTFLQFPLISFDHEFAACLEEDDKIMDAAIEAKAFQMLQNLVVSSEMFHKEEFFLKRVHGLITDFIIMMPLKVKELRNQGDEAARIINTYIKDGLTPPTGYPQHFEQFLGLISEVYSKDPLKLQLAQDYWCPTEVTADVSHITKPPQRQIALFKFLRLSGDLLTPTQFVPYVSILHSLSQSPKCAHYCFNLLKNNGLGTQLNLVSWDHFFSSLHSYYDSLRQESSVGLEAQHLYRPAAKTISPLEIRGLIAVLQLIETVVRHDEVARMTLCEHPQHSAITLLVSLAACGVPPELKSAFLNTLSAFAVSPDVAFRVWQVLEAAQLLPLRQGVTATYAPGLHTELEEVESRNEEYPVTRSMLKLISALVDHPLPSGFSANLLRSGLDPYLDFVRESVFLKFHLRGYAHENEKWEVARLCLEIVEKLLSKYGPVADESSDLQPLENVSGTQGAFNILAHLLQSGSFLQLILLVLDEGTKELEAQTVFRGKHSFEEATLLCLRILQQTLMQQDYFLQQVRNSNAALIVTSLDQLLMAANPSTGRPDYVLVISQYIVHNGAIPKHALAASRILLLLSQNGKMTEHLATVYTFDRKTGLDLIQGFAETLDVEGDADPRSGSERDWTPREVRTAACQSVLRMLLNCLEHTSPNVGHFLLGFDIKHPISKTTLQEPGVLGSPRTCLHAILSFLDQSIESKGRYGPPSAIELGYKLVYVLCATPMTSEPVMRYLRTTRDFFYDHLQRQPRSLTGDENTDTKILLQQSWVLRCVALELRFTAAQNQRSHVQRLVTVLLEDNPEVLSCPVENAGELGSGSFHSSLPSRSSAVQTFVGPVRRKLLKLLDVMDFSHRTPSKPAWEFFDAAELEKALRECEYQEPGGPLLLDIPSLYRRLSEEAASAKGPTVFGQKSLVAQEIKSVMQNVLERNQARQAMFAKKQAFLAWRQVTEVLVTTCPLDILGGETKVQVLLELAQELLRRILEERSLAEVVAPTSGVLLMLMAALHHSLLLLLPDSCSTGTSNLLRMLSVASYSSSLLAILKSLLECLIRTGSGLQRVRSNYYTSLLNLLRLVRNPTDSRSDMEGERVLLDSRSDTERLRQNHMEMVSSYGEQLMEVVCRDVCSGHEVTQMLALATLDVILSLDVRQHWLSYLSRKGYLRHLIDSIMNNDEEIKNFLARGSGDEAVRSLYVLESKMALFARLASSRKGAQALLENSLVANLARCEAIDFHPSRLQGIPMHTQAMQWLKPSVGKSYQQTFVPTLQLLLAVTAALGPKHREAHIQICLFIAAHAEVFSSILLPRHLQDLDVAASEELALVTSLLSQLSMLDDNENDPVLFEQRGRLRLLQNQMLGLLPWLTVTRSGVDLREKILLLRIASGVLTFYCNLCTISSSADRKSCRILFSPTISYDALYRPADAGQVSSNPPSLRILVQIALAYTADVQRCVSAHTALMRRIENLADLGTSELAELLPPDVDQKTLTSMPSSQLRDAARKHILSEASLRQEELTFLMNLIEQALFLLWRHLEYFLLQCVPQGATTIRQGFAVEERGFHSGAGVQSREPEASKGAVVSREEVEALKSDVRGVLNESFFREVQAKEQYIPGRATSAADPKFFEALVRRLKRLATLNTV encoded by the exons ATGGCCGGCAAAAGTGTGGCGCTCAATTTTGGAGGGTCCTCAGTTTGGACTCCTTATAAAGAATTAAATTACGCAGTTGAAGCTGTTTTGATAAACAAAGATGTTGAGGCAGTTCCCGACTTTGTGGCAGCACTCAGGCGTCACAAGCCAGATTTCTCGTCTCTTCTGGAGAATCCGTCGAAAAGTGCTTTGCATAGAGAGGTAGTTTCTAAAGCGTCCAAGGACGGTATTGCAGTTGCAGGCAGGACCGCTCCGCATGTTCTGCCTCAAGCTGTTGTCGATGAGGCATTGATAATCAGCGATATGTTTGATCTCAATGAACTGGTCTCCCTCGAACTACTGCTCGCAGGCGAGCAACAGCAACCCTTGTTTCCTGATCTGACAAGGGGGCTCGTTGCTGTTCTCCTGTACTACGATGGTCGTAGAGCCCTCGTCAACGCCCTGCGAACCTTGGTTCAAGTCACAGAAGGAAGAACATGGACACTGGGGTTGAACACAGATATCGTAGCTACAGTAACCAAGTACACAGATGGCCTCAAAGAAGAAGACGGCGTATTCATGAAAGTGTTGGACGCCCTCGGGCGTTTAGATATTGCCAAAGAGCTCGATGTTCTTCAGAAAAATAGAGCACTTGGAGCCCTTCGTTACAGAAAGCAAGTCGTCGACATGATACAGGAAACGCACCAATCGCTGGCGGAAATAATATTCTGCTGGGCATGCCAAAGGCCGCTTTCCAAAGAAGAAGCATTGAGAATCTTCAAACATTTAGCATCTTCTGGAAACACAGAAGGCAGTGGCACGCTCGACAGTGTTACTCTGACACTGTTGATGGCATCGCTGTATGTCATGGATGTGAGCATTCTTCAGTCGTGCGAAGATACGTCACCTGAAATTGCAAAGCTTCCTTTGGTGTGTAGTCCTGACCTTCTTGTTGCTCTACACAAGCAGCTTTCATCAGAAACAGTAGCGTGGCGTTTGGATGGCATGAAATCTGTCCTCATGTTTGCTTGGGCTCTGGTTCTTCGTACGTTCCTGCAGTTTCCCCTCATAAGCTTTGATCACGAGTTTGCTGCGTGCCTAGAGGAAGATGATAAGATCATGGATGCTGCAATTGAAGCCAAGGCATTCCAGATGTTACAAAACTTGGTGGTCAGCTCAGAAATGTTTCACAAAGAAGAGTTTTTTCTGAAGAGAGTTCATGGGCTGATAACAGATTTTATCATCATGATGCCtttgaaagtgaaagagctgcgCAACCAAGGTGATGAAGCAGCACGGATTATAAATACCTACATTAAAGACGGGCTGACGCCGCCAACGGGCTACCCTCAACACTTTGAGCAGTTCCTCGGACTGATATCTGAAGTCTACTCAAAAGATCCACTTAAGCTGCAGCTGGCACAAGATTACTGGTGCCCAACCGAAGTTACTGCAGATGTTAGCCACATTACCAAGCCACCTCAGAGGCAGATCGCTCTGTTCAAGTTTCTGCGCCTCTCTGGAGACCTGCTCACGCCCACGCAGTTTGTTCCATACGTATCTATTCTACACAGCCTGTCTCAATCTCCGAAATGTGCACACTATTGCTTCAACCTGCTCAAGAACAATGGACTGGGCACACAGCTGAATTTAGTTTCATGGGACCACTTTTTTTCGTCCCTTCACTCCTATTACGATAGCTTACGACAAGAAAGTTCGGTGGGTCTCGAAGCACAACATCTGTACCGTCCGGCTGCGAAGACCATCTCGCCCTTGGAGATTCGCGGATTAATTGCTGTGCTGCAGCTGATCGAAACAGTTGTCCGTCATGATGAAGTTGCTAGGATGACCCTGTGCGAACATCCTCAGCACAGCGCAATAACGCTTCTAGTCAGCTTGGCTGCATGTGGTGTTCCTCCTGAGCTGAAATCTGCATTCTTGAACACACTATCAGCATTTGCTGTGTCTCCAGACGTGGCCTTCAGGGTGTGGCAGGTCCTGGAAGCTGCACAGCTTTTGCCACTTCGGCAGGGTGTTACAGCTACATATGCACCGGGTCTGCACACTGAACTAGAGGAAGTGGAATCACGCAACGAAGAGTACCCTGTAACGCGCTCCATGCTGAAACTGATTTCGGCACTTGTTGATCATCCCTTGCCTTCTGGATTCAGCGCTAACTTGCTTCGTTCGGGTTTGGATCCCTATCTGGACTTTGTGCGCGAGTCGGTCTTCCTGAAGTTCCATCTTCGAGGGTACGCGCACGAGAATGAAAAGTGGGAAGTAGCACGGCTCTGTCTCGAGATAGTCGAGAAGCTTCTTAGCAAATACGGACCGGTTGCGGATGAGTCATCTGACCTTCAACCTCTGGAAAATGTCAGTGGTACCCAAGGAGCGTTCAACATATTGGCACACTTGCTGCAGAGTGGAAGCTTTCTACAGCTGATATTGCTCGTTCTGGATGAAGGCACAAAGGAGCTAGAAGCACAAACCGTGTTTCGTGGGAAACATAGCTTTGAAGAGGCAACTCTCTTGTGCTTGCGTATCCTCCAACAGACACTTATGCAGCAGGATTATTTTTTGCAGCAAGTCCGAAACAGCAATGCTGCTCTCATCGTCACTTCATTGGATCAATTGCTGATGGCTGCGAATCCAAGCACTGGAAGGCCAGATTATGTCCTCGTAATATCTCAATATATCGTTCATAATGGAGCCATTCCGAAGCATGCATTAGCTGCTTCTAGGATTCTGCTGCTCTTGAGCCAGAATGGGAAGATGACAGAGCACTTGGCCACTGTCTATACCTTTGACAGGAAAACCGGCTTGGACTTGATACAGGGCTTTGCAGAAACGCTAGATGTTGAGGGGGACGCGGACCCACGGTCAGGGAGCGAACGGGACTGGACTCCGAGAGAAGTGAGAACGGCTGCGTGTCAGAGCGTCCTCCGAATGTTGTTGAACTGCCTGGAACACACCTCTCCCAATGTTGGTCACTTTCTTCTCGGGTTTGACATTAAACATCCGATTTCAAAGACCACACTTCAAGAGCCCGGAGTATTAGGGTCTCCGAGAACGTGCCTGCATGCTATACTGTCGTTTCTGGATCAGAGCATCGAAAGCAAGGGCCGTTACGGTCCGCCGTCAGCCATAGAACTTGGCTACAAGTTGGTGTACGTCCTGTGTGCTACGCCCATGACATCGGAGCCAGTCATGCGATACCTCCGCACGACCAGGGATTTCTTCTATGATCACCTGCAGCGACAACCCAGGAGCCTCACTGGCGACGAAAACACTGACACAAAAATTCTTCTCCAGCAGTCATGGGTGCTACGGTGTGTCGCGCTGGAGCTACGCTTCACGGCGGCCCAGAACCAGAGGTCCCACGTCCAGCGCCTCGTGACCGTCCTCTTGGAAGATAATCCCGAAGTGTTGAGCTGTCCAGTCGAGAATGCTGGGGAATTAGGAAGCGGAAGCTTTCATTCTAGCCTTCCGAGTAGGTCCAGTGCCGTGCAGACGTTCGTGGGACCGGTCAGACGGAAGTTATTGAAGCTCCTGGACGTGATGGACTTTTCTCACAGGACCCCGTCGAAACCGGCCTGGGAATTCTTTGACGCCGCAGAGCTCGAAAAAGCCCTTCGTGAATGCGAGTACCAAGAACCTGGGGGACCACTTCTGCTGGACATTCCATCTCTTTACCGCCGGCTCTCCGAAGAAGCGGCTTCTGCAAAGGGCCCCACTGTTTTTGGGCAGAAGTCGCTGGTTGCGCAGGAGATCAAAAGCGTAATGCAGAATGTTCTGGAACGCAACCAGGCTCGCCAAGCCATGTTTGCCAAGAAACAGGCTTTCCTCGCGTGGAGACAGGTCACAGAGGTCTTGGTGACGACGTGTCCGCTCGATATCCTAGGAGGCGAAACAAAGGTTCAGGTTTTGCTCGAGCTGGCTCAAGAACTCTTGAGAAGGATTCTAGAGGAACGGTCTCTCGCAGAGGTTGTTGCTCCAACCTCTGGTGTACTTTTAATGCTCATGGCTGCACTGCACCACTCACTTCTCCTACTTCTTCCTGATTCATGTTCTACAGGCACATCGAATCTTTTGAGGATGCTTTCCGTTGCCTCGTATTCATCCTCTCTGCTTGCCATCTTAAAGAGCCTTCTAGAGTGTCTAATTCGAACTGGTAGTGGATTGCAGAGAGTTAGGTCAAATTATTACACGTCCCTGCTCAACCTGCTCAGACTGGTGCGAAATCCAACGGATTCTCGGAGCGACATGGAAGGGGAGAGAGTCCTCCTCGACTCTAGGTCTGACACCGAGCGCCTGCGACAGAACCACATGGAGATGGTGTCCAGCTACGGGGAACAGTTGATGGAAGTGGTGTGCCGTGACGTATGCAGTGGCCATGAAGTGACTCAAATGTTGGCACTAGCAACTTTGGATGTGATCTTGTCTCTAGATGTGCGTCAGCACTGGCTTTCTTATCTGTCAAG AAAGGGCTACCTCCGTCATCTCATAGACAGCATCATGAACAATGATGAGGAAATCAAGAACTTCCTGGCCAGAGGCTCCGGAGATGAAGCAGTTCGAAGCTTGTATGTTTTGGAGTCAAAGATGGCGCTCTTTGCCAGACTGGCCTCATCCAGAAAAGGAGCTCAGGCGTTACTGGAAAATAGCCTAGTGGCAAATCTGGCTCGATGTGAGGCTATCGACTTCCATCCCAGTCGCCTCCAAGGAATACCAATGCATACACAAGCCATGCAGTGGCTGAAGCCTTCCGTAGGAAA GAGCTATCAGCAAACATTTGTACCAACCCTCCAACTTCTCTTAGCCGTAACGGCAGCCCTTGGCCCAAAGCACCGTGAGGCCCACATACAGATatgcctcttcattgccgctcACGCAGAAGTATTTTCCTCGATCCTTCTGCCACGACACCTACAAGACCTCGACGTAGCTGCCTCGGAGGAACTTGCACTTGTCACCAGCCTTCTCTCACAGTTATCTATGTTAGATGATAACGAAAACGACCCGGTACTCTTTGAGCAACGGGGACGTCTCCGCCTGCTTCAGAACCAGATGTTGGGTCTCCTGCCGTGGCTCACAGTAACAAGGTCAGGCGTAGACCTGCGAGAAAAAATCCTCCTCCTGCGAATCGCGTCCGGGGTTTTGACCTTCTATTGCAATCTCTGCACGATATCCTCTTCCGCCGACCGAAAAAGCTGCCGCATCCTTTTTTCCCCTACGATATCTTACGACGCGCTGTATCGTCCAGCCGACGCAGGCCAGGTGTCCTCTAACCCGCCTAGCCTGAGAATTTTAGTGCAGATTGCTCTCGCGTACACAGCGGATGTCCAGAGGTGTGTGTCTGCCCACACGGCCCTGATGCGTCGGATTGAAAACCTCGCCGATTTAGGGACATCCGAGCTGGCCGAATTGCTTCCACCAGACGTTGACCAGAAAACGCTTACGTCGATGCCTTCCAGTCAACTGCGAGATGCAGCAAGAAAGCACATATTATCCGAAGCTTCCCTACGTCAAGAGGAGCTAACGTTCCTGATGAACCTTATTGAGCAAGCCTTGTTTTTGCTCTGGAGGCACCTCGAGTACTTCTTGCTGCAGTGTGTCCCGCAGGGGGCAACAACAATCCGGCAGGGGTTTGCGGTTGAAGAGCGCGGCTTTCATTCTGGAGCGGGTGTGCAAAGTCGCGAGCCTGAAGCAAGCAAAGGTGCTGTGGTCAGCAGAGAAGAGGTGGAGGCATTGAAATCCGACGTTAGGGGTGTCTTGAATGAATCGTTCTTCCGCGAAGTTCAAGCAAAGGAGCAGTACATTCCGGGACGTGCGACATCGGCGGCGGACCCCAAGTTCTTTGAGGCCCTTGTCAGGAGGTTGAAGAGGTTGGCGACTCTGAATACTGTTTGA
- the LOC135374834 gene encoding UDP-GalNAc:beta-1,3-N-acetylgalactosaminyltransferase 1-like, protein MTRRRQVLRALVRRMVKREVLVLVACVLFLSGVMSILNRQGERLPCCGTLFPLPPNCRRCPPRFEAPCTNCSKPGSMPYYSSEGNVSSIDYAVNAPRACKVDDLHYLIAVHSEPHNLVDRQILRMAIGGPRWRNVTIRRIFFMGVPANNEPLLGQILDESKRGDIVIGNFTATPANATLVSVMILKWTVEFCPNAQFIVRLSDSGRTDAKALRSTYRLLKKYSSEFDFFGSLVTLDGQACDVLSGGELKYCAGPGYLTGCVYVMTGHIVRSLYSAAVHHPVFPVAHELYVTYLLADSVGARRVDFVYVHGCYLKRRISTRGIANWLRMRIGLPCSSVPSLLGRVDDYC, encoded by the exons ATGACTCGACGTCGTCAAGTGCTACGAGCATTGGTACGGCGCATGGTGAAACGAGAG GTTCTGGTACTCGTAGCCTGCGTACTGTTCCTCAGCGGGGTTATGTCCATCTTAAATCGGCAAGGAGAGAGATTGCCTTGCTGCGGAACACTCTTTCCACTTCCACCGAACTGTCGCCGCTGTCCTCCGAGATTCGAAGCTCCTTGCACAAACTGTTCCAAACCTGGTTCCATGCCTTACTACAGCTCAGAAGGCAATGTCTCCTCTATCGACTATGCCGTCAACGCACCTCGCGCATGCAAGGTGGATGATTTGCACTACCTCATCGCCGTCCATTCCGAGCCACATAACTTGGTGGACAGACAGATACTGCGGATGGCCATTGGAGGTCCGCGTTGGCGCAACGTCACTATACGGCGTATATTCTTCATGGGTGTTCCAGCCAACAATGAACCTCTACTGGGTCAAATCCTAGACGAATCAAAGCGCGGCGACATTGTCATAGGCAATTTTACTGCTACACCAGCTAATGCCACTCTGGTCAGCGTCATGATACTGAAGTGGACAGTTGAATTCTGTCCTAATGCACAGTTCATAGTTAGGCTGTCCGACAGCGGCAGAACTGACGCGAAGGCTCTGCGTTCGACGTACCGATTATTGAAAAAATACTCCTCGGAGTTCGACTTCTTCGGATCACTTGTAACCCTGGATGGACAAGCCTGCGATGTACTATCTGGCGGGGAACTAAAGTATTGCGCCGGTCCAGGGTATCTTACCGGGTGCGTGTACGTCATGACAGGGCACATTGTGCGTTCCCTGTACAGCGCTGCCGTTCACCATCCGGTTTTTCCTGTTGCACATGAACTTTACGTCACCTACCTCCTAGCAGATAGCGTCGGTGCTAGAAGGGTAGACTTCGTGTATGTTCATGGATGTTACCTCAAGAGGAGGATATCAACGCGCGGAATAGCTAACTGGTTAAGGATGAGGATTGGACTTCCGTGTTCAAGCGTGCCTTCGCTTTTGGGCCGTGTTGATGATTATTGTTGA
- the LOC135374728 gene encoding lactosylceramide 1,3-N-acetyl-beta-D-glucosaminyltransferase-like: protein MTLPGCSRVVRAWTLRLLRQKAKLLVLVIFVLFLSGIVSTLNQDAERFTGPPRLESTCTNCSHHGSTAQDSAFPYGYTINRPRACDVVSLLYLIAVHSEPRNLVDRQLIRADVGSASHRNFTTRLIFFMGLPANGEYPMDRIHEEAAYGDIVLGNFSGALGNATMVSIMILKWTDTFCSNAQFIVRLSDSGRTSARALRSMYEFLRTYSRVFDLFGSVVNLDGQPCEVLSNGELRYCPGPGYLTGCVYIMTGRAVRPLYEAVVRNPVVPVVPELYVTYLLAESAGARRADILRVRGCYLERIPLTRGIVRWFRMKLGIQ, encoded by the exons ATGACATTACCAGGATGCTCTCGAGTGGTACGGGCGTGGACACTGCGTCTATTAAGACAGAAG GCGAAACTCCTGGTGCTCGTCATCTTCGTACTATTTCTCAGTGGGATCGTATCTACTTTGAACCAAGATGCCGAGCGGTTCACAGGCCCACCGCGACTGGAGAGCACCTGCACGAACTGCTCCCACCATGGTTCCACCGCCCAAGACAGCGCTTTCCCTTACGGCTACACCATAAACAGACCACGTGCCTGTGACGTGGTATCTTTACTCTACCTCATCGCTGTTCATTCCGAACCGCGCAACCTGGTTGACAGGCAATTAATACGCGCGGATGTTGGAAGCGCATCTCACCGCAACTTCACCACACGGCTAATCTTCTTTATGGGCCTTCCAGCCAATGGCGAGTACCCAATGGACCGAATTCACGAAGAGGCCGCATACGGTGACATTGTCCTGGGCAACTTCTCTGGTGCACTGGGCAACGCCACAATGGTTAGCATCATGATACTCAAGTGGACTGATACGTTCTGCTCCAACGCGCAGTTCATAGTCAGGCTCTCTGACAGTGGCAGAACAAGCGCGAGGGCTCTTCGTTCAATGTACGAATTTCTGAGAACCTATTCTCGGGTGTTTGACTTATTCGGTTCAGTAGTCAACCTCGACGGACAACCCTGCGAAGTCCTATCTAACGGTGAACTGAGGTACTGTCCAGGACCGGGATATCTTACGGGGTGTGTCTACATAATGACGGGACGGGCTGTACGCCCCCTGTACGAGGCTGTGGTTCGCAATCCTGTCGTTCCTGTGGTACCTGAACTTTATGTGACTTACCTGCTTGCGGAAAGCGCTGGTGCTCGGAGAGCAGATATTCTTCGTGTGCGTGGATGTTACCTCGAGAGGATACCTCTAACGCGTGGGATAGTGAGGTGGTTTAGAATGAAATTGGGAATACAGTAA